A window of Clostridia bacterium contains these coding sequences:
- the glgB gene encoding 1,4-alpha-glucan branching protein GlgB, translating to MFLTQEEIFLFNEGTFYHSYLKFGAHQVKWNGMTGVHFALWAPNAYRVKVVGDFNGWRGDKHEMHRRAGGVWTLFIPGLAEGALYKYEITTPAGEVFLKADPYAFYGELRPGTASIVYSLDGYPWRDHKWLKKRRRSRQKAKPLNIYEVHLGSWKRKPGGDFYSYRELAEELIPYVKDMGFTHLELLPLMEHPFDGSWGYQVTGYYAATSRYGTPRDLMYFVDECHRHGLGVILDWVPGHFCKDAHGLGRFDGSPLFEEEEHREWGTYKFNFHRREVWSFLISNAVFWLDKFHVDGLRVDGVTSMLYLDYAKEPGAWQPNIYGGRENLAAVAFLQQLNETVARYFPDVLMIAEESTAWPNVTKPPRAGGLGFHYKWNMGWMNDTLQYAATDFPWRRERHHLLTFSMMYAFAEDFILPLSHDEVVHGKKSLIGKLPGDYWRQFAGLRLLYLYQMCHPGKKLLFMGGELGQFIEWRYYEGLEWFLLAYPMHRKLREFVRKINWLYRQERCLWELDGGWDGFQWLEPNNAAQSVYVFLRRAKDGAFLLVALNFQPDYYPVYRIGVPGPGRYAEILNSDDPRYGGSGRLNREPVEAEPVPWQGQEYSIVIELPPLAGVLLKPVPA from the coding sequence ATGTTCTTAACTCAGGAAGAGATCTTCCTGTTCAACGAAGGAACTTTTTACCACAGCTATCTAAAATTCGGAGCTCATCAGGTTAAGTGGAACGGTATGACGGGAGTTCACTTCGCCTTGTGGGCTCCGAATGCTTATCGGGTCAAAGTGGTCGGGGATTTCAACGGCTGGCGGGGAGACAAGCATGAAATGCACCGGCGGGCCGGCGGGGTATGGACTCTCTTTATCCCGGGCCTGGCCGAGGGGGCATTATACAAATACGAAATTACGACGCCTGCGGGTGAAGTTTTCCTGAAGGCGGACCCTTATGCTTTCTACGGGGAACTGAGGCCCGGCACGGCTTCCATCGTTTATTCCCTGGACGGGTACCCCTGGCGGGACCACAAGTGGCTGAAGAAGCGCCGCCGGTCCCGGCAGAAGGCGAAACCCCTCAACATTTACGAAGTCCACCTGGGCTCCTGGAAGCGTAAACCCGGCGGGGACTTCTACAGTTACCGGGAGCTGGCTGAGGAACTGATTCCCTATGTCAAGGACATGGGTTTTACCCACTTGGAACTCTTGCCGTTAATGGAACATCCTTTTGACGGTTCCTGGGGCTATCAAGTGACGGGATACTATGCCGCCACCAGCCGGTACGGTACGCCCCGTGATTTGATGTATTTTGTGGATGAATGCCACCGGCATGGGCTGGGCGTGATCCTGGATTGGGTGCCGGGGCATTTTTGTAAAGATGCCCACGGGTTGGGACGCTTTGACGGTTCTCCTTTGTTTGAAGAAGAGGAGCACCGGGAATGGGGTACTTATAAATTCAACTTCCACCGGCGGGAAGTCTGGAGTTTTTTGATCAGCAACGCCGTCTTCTGGTTGGACAAGTTCCATGTGGACGGCCTGCGGGTGGACGGGGTTACCAGCATGCTGTATCTGGATTACGCTAAAGAGCCGGGGGCCTGGCAGCCCAACATCTACGGCGGCCGGGAGAACTTGGCCGCGGTAGCCTTCCTGCAGCAGCTGAACGAAACGGTAGCCCGTTATTTTCCCGATGTGCTCATGATCGCGGAAGAGTCCACCGCTTGGCCCAATGTTACCAAACCTCCCCGGGCAGGCGGGTTAGGTTTTCATTATAAATGGAACATGGGTTGGATGAATGATACTTTACAATACGCGGCCACGGATTTTCCCTGGCGGCGGGAAAGGCATCATCTCCTTACTTTTTCCATGATGTACGCTTTTGCCGAGGATTTCATCCTCCCCCTGTCCCACGACGAGGTGGTCCACGGCAAGAAATCCTTAATCGGCAAACTCCCCGGTGACTACTGGCGGCAGTTTGCGGGCCTGCGGTTGCTGTACCTGTATCAAATGTGCCACCCGGGGAAAAAGCTGCTTTTCATGGGCGGCGAACTGGGGCAGTTTATCGAATGGCGGTACTATGAAGGGTTGGAATGGTTCCTCCTGGCCTATCCCATGCACAGAAAATTGCGAGAATTCGTACGAAAGATCAACTGGTTATATCGTCAAGAAAGGTGCCTCTGGGAATTGGACGGCGGTTGGGACGGTTTTCAATGGCTGGAACCCAACAACGCAGCCCAGAGCGTCTACGTCTTTTTGCGGCGGGCCAAGGACGGCGCCTTCCTGCTGGTGGCTCTCAATTTCCAACCGGACTATTACCCCGTCTACCGGATCGGTGTCCCGGGCCCAGGCCGGTATGCGGAAATACTAAACAGCGATGATCCCCGGTACGGGGGATCCGGCCGGCTGAACCGGGAACCGGTAGAAGCGGAGCCGGTACCCTGGCAGGGACAGGAATACTCCATTGTCATCGAGCTGCCTCCTTTGGCAGGAGTTCTACTGAAACCCGTGCCTGCATAG